CTATATATTCTTATTAAGAATTTTTAATTCTTTTAGTTTAGTGTTGCATCTTACGTTATTTTATTGATGTCTGTCTGATTATCTTAAATAGCCACTAAATTCTAGGAATACCTATGCCAGTCATCTTCAAAAACAGTCTTTCTAGGCTGTTTTTATTTACTCCTTTATAATTTTCATTATATTAAATAGATTCTTTTTGCTTTATCTAACATTGACTAATAAAATAATAAAACTAGAAAATGCTAAAAGAAATTTTTAAATGCTTAATAAATTAAAGAAGTTAATAGGACTTGTCGGCTTAACATCACTTTCTACAGTAAGTTGCGCTCAACAAGATCAAGAAGCTATCTGGCAAAATGTGTATAACACTAGAACTCAATATTATGAAGAAAATATAGGTAAATTACCGGATGATATTCTAAAAATAGCTCACATGGCTGGTGTTTGGCCTGGTGGTGGTTTATATGTAATTCCAGCTGATAAAATTGGCAAAGATATTACTGTTTATTCTACGTTTGGACTTACAAACTCTGATATGCCAGCTCAAGCAACTGTTTCAGATGTAAAAGTTGAGAAAGATAATTTAGGGCGAGTTGTTTCAAGTTCAGCAAATGTAAAATCAAAAACACAAACCGTGGCTCTCTCTGGTGCAGCAGGTTATGGATATGAATTAATATTAATGACTAAAGATAAAAATGCTGAATGGCCACTGTGGTTTTTACAATGGGCAGTACAAGCTGAATTGTTAAATGATGCAGGCTTTCTCAAAAGAGTTGAAAAGTATAATGGATTGACTGTAGAAGCCATATCAGTTGGAGAAAATGAGAATGACAAAATTAATGTCTTAATCACCAAAGCCCAAAAACCTCTACCTCTTGGTACACAACTTCCAAATGGGAAAATGGAGTTTCTAGTCGCAATAGTTATTATGGATGAAGAAATGAAATGGTCTATGAAAAATGGACGAAATGAATTAGCTAGTAAGCTCATGGAAGCAGGGGTTGGTCAACTCAGTGATCGAAATAGACCATCTGTCATAGGTAATTAATTTTTATATTTAGCCACTTTATGTGACATAACCTCATATGTCCAAATAAAAGCAGCTTCTCATCAGTATGCTGCTTTTATTTTATCTAGTTCCCTCGACTTAAATCATCTTTTTAACTTTATTGTGCTTATGTTTTATAGAACATTGAATTATATTTAATAGCTAAATTTACTTATATTTTATTATTTTTTTAATTTAAGGGTTCAGAGTGGCTTTTGTATCTGTAAAAGAAGTAGCTGATAAAGCGCAGCATTTTAGTGTCCACGAACAAATGATTATAGGGATTAATTATTGTTTAGGATTAAATGGACATGAACAAGACATTAATGAGGGGCGAGCATGGTTGTGGATAGCAGCTACATATTATCGGTCTTTTATTGCTCAGTATAATTGGGCTTTAACATGGACAAGTAAGCCTTGTTATAAAGTTGAAAAAGATATTTCTTTAGAAGAATTACAAATGTTGGCAAATGAAAATAATTTGGCAGCGATTTACATGCTAGGTGTTCATTTTAGAGAACCTGATCCTATGTTAGCTATTGAATACTATCAAAAGGCGGTAAAAGAAAATTTTTATCCAGCAATAAATAATTTAGCTGATATATATGAAAACGGCTCTGGTGTTGAACAGAACATTAATAAAGCTGTTGAACTTTATAACATTGCTGCTGAACAAGGTATTGCTGCTGCTGAGTGGAGTTTAGGATTGCTTTATTTCAATGGAGATCTTGTGGATCAAAACATTCCATTAGCTCAATATTGGTTACAAAAAGCAGAAGCAAATGGATGGTTTCCAGCGCAGGATCTTTTGATTTCTATCGATGAAAATTATCAAAAAATTTAAGTCTATAAATTCAGATTATTTTATCCTTGGGTATTTCGCCTAGTACCTGTTAAGTTGAAAGGAAAACTTATCAGGTACTAAACTTATAACCAAAATGATTAAGGCATACGTTAATTCCATTAAGTGAGTAGTCAGTACAACCTTTATGAATGCACTTATTTTCTGAAAAGCCTTCATGAGTTAAAACAACCAAGAATTGCTTAATACTGTTTATTCGATTTTGGCTTAATGTTTGGTTCACATTTGAAAGTTTAATTCCAAAAATAGGTGTTGTTGGTATATCTGGATAACACTCGAAATACCATGCTTGCTCACACTCAGAGCAGACATAATAAAACTCACTATAATTAAATTTTGGACGAGTTTCTTCGCATGGAGCTTCTTCAATGATGTAGTGAGAAAACCTATTTTTCATTTCGTAGTTATTGCTGAAAATATTTGAAAAGCTGTCAGGGCATACAAAAAATTCACCGACATTTTGACATTCACACATAGATTTTGTTCTTTAACGTTTTGCTGGAATTTACGATAAAGCTTATATGAAATGCACATGTAGATGGAAATGAATTGAGTTGATTGTCTTGGGCTGTTTAAAATATTTTTTATAATTCCAAGAGGATAATTTGGAAAATTTAATTTTAATTCTTTTACTATCTATCAATTTATTATTTAAAATAGTAAAAATGAAAGAATAAAATATTTTTAATATCTAAGGA
The window above is part of the Acinetobacter baumannii genome. Proteins encoded here:
- a CDS encoding suppressor of fused domain protein; this encodes MLNKLKKLIGLVGLTSLSTVSCAQQDQEAIWQNVYNTRTQYYEENIGKLPDDILKIAHMAGVWPGGGLYVIPADKIGKDITVYSTFGLTNSDMPAQATVSDVKVEKDNLGRVVSSSANVKSKTQTVALSGAAGYGYELILMTKDKNAEWPLWFLQWAVQAELLNDAGFLKRVEKYNGLTVEAISVGENENDKINVLITKAQKPLPLGTQLPNGKMEFLVAIVIMDEEMKWSMKNGRNELASKLMEAGVGQLSDRNRPSVIGN
- a CDS encoding tetratricopeptide repeat protein, giving the protein MAFVSVKEVADKAQHFSVHEQMIIGINYCLGLNGHEQDINEGRAWLWIAATYYRSFIAQYNWALTWTSKPCYKVEKDISLEELQMLANENNLAAIYMLGVHFREPDPMLAIEYYQKAVKENFYPAINNLADIYENGSGVEQNINKAVELYNIAAEQGIAAAEWSLGLLYFNGDLVDQNIPLAQYWLQKAEANGWFPAQDLLISIDENYQKI